One genomic window of Sphingobacterium oryzagri includes the following:
- a CDS encoding sensor histidine kinase — translation MQVSLKNYTLRYLSLAFLLIISVWAVLFYAYILDEVYDNVDDGLKDQKIEILREVYKYPELLQTDQFGISQFRIRPADGDDDFSEENKLSSEFFYMPYDDEQEPYRVLRTGFYAADKKPYHLEIRTSTVEEDDLMYDLTTALVVLYLVLILGLYLINAAVLRRAWRPFDVILQNLHHYRFAKKENLKSIHTDVIEFNKLDEEIRQMWQRNEDVFLEQKRFIENAAHELQTPLAITINRLELLMEEEALSESQLTQLDAARVSLRRLVNLNKALLMLSRIENKQYTQVEAVNLNTVTKAVCDDLTDLFAYKNLKLECVEQGEFSVSMNKDLAIVLLSNLLRNAIRHNKDGGTVSVVMQAQQLAIANTGPTQALDGVSIFQRFQKGSQDSQSNGLGLAIVKSIVDTYPALHIHYSYAVEQHIFTLRAQPST, via the coding sequence ATGCAGGTTTCATTAAAAAACTATACGCTCCGTTACTTAAGCCTTGCTTTTCTGCTTATTATTTCGGTATGGGCAGTACTTTTTTATGCCTATATCCTCGATGAGGTGTATGATAATGTGGATGACGGCCTGAAAGATCAGAAAATAGAAATTTTGCGCGAAGTTTATAAGTATCCGGAGCTGTTGCAAACGGATCAGTTTGGCATCAGCCAGTTTCGTATACGACCGGCAGACGGTGACGATGATTTTTCGGAAGAGAACAAGCTTTCCAGCGAATTTTTCTACATGCCTTACGATGATGAGCAAGAGCCTTATCGCGTATTGCGCACGGGGTTTTATGCCGCCGATAAGAAACCATATCATCTTGAGATTCGAACATCCACAGTAGAGGAAGATGATTTGATGTATGATCTGACGACGGCGTTAGTGGTCTTGTATTTGGTGTTGATATTGGGGTTATACCTTATTAATGCGGCTGTTTTGCGTCGAGCTTGGCGCCCGTTTGATGTTATTTTACAGAATCTTCATCATTACCGATTTGCAAAAAAAGAAAATCTGAAATCGATCCATACGGATGTAATTGAGTTTAATAAGTTGGATGAGGAAATACGGCAGATGTGGCAACGCAATGAGGATGTTTTTCTGGAGCAAAAGCGCTTCATCGAAAATGCGGCGCACGAGCTGCAAACACCGCTGGCGATTACCATTAATCGTTTGGAGTTACTGATGGAAGAGGAGGCGCTTTCGGAAAGTCAACTCACCCAGCTTGATGCTGCGCGTGTTTCGCTACGGAGATTGGTTAATCTCAACAAAGCGTTGCTTATGCTCTCGCGCATCGAAAATAAGCAATATACACAGGTGGAGGCCGTAAACTTGAATACGGTAACAAAAGCCGTTTGTGATGATTTAACTGATCTTTTTGCTTATAAAAATTTGAAGCTCGAATGTGTAGAGCAGGGCGAATTTAGCGTGTCTATGAATAAAGACCTTGCTATCGTTTTGCTCTCAAACTTGCTACGAAATGCCATACGACATAACAAAGATGGCGGTACAGTATCTGTTGTGATGCAAGCGCAGCAACTGGCGATTGCCAATACGGGCCCCACGCAGGCGTTGGACGGCGTGAGTATTTTTCAGCGTTTTCAAAAAGGAAGTCAGGATAGCCAATCCAATGGTTTGGGACTAGCCATCGTAAAATCGATCGTGGACACCTATCCGGCATTGCACATCCATTACAGCTACGCTGTCGAACAACATATTTTTACGCTTCGCGCACAGCCATCGACATAG
- a CDS encoding DUF3857 domain-containing protein, producing MKYIIISLFALLACDAYAQDFSFGKVKEADFQVQSKLLDSSSNGIVLNEYGYANIELSSISGKGFEIDYYYHVLVKILNKEGYDQANFTVPLYINNNDKETLVEVKGYTYNMEQGKLTKVELSKENVITEKSSKNRNLVKIAFPQVKEGSIVELRYKTKSPFLFSLNAWTFQTDIPKIRSEFVTRIPEICTYRINLKGGIPLSNRKVENYNTQLTTNSSEVLGEKISYSMYDIPAFVSEDYMTAAKNFTSILTFELARYAIPFGANETFSLSWNDVQRSLVEDENFGGQLKRKSALKEHIEPLLAGTTDDFDKAKKIYNYIKQQIKWNERHGLVADVGIKKAFESHSGNSADINLALVSALNYAGVQAEPIIVSTRENGYPGIYSAAISEFNHVIARAKVDSQYFYLDASARHEPFGNLPFKCINYQGRNIPLTGTSDWVPLQANLISSVQVNFIGKLDETGTLAGKLTLNRGGYNATTKRSAMDSYSSLEEYFESYEKQLTHMTITDPIVENRENNDMLLKEEMEVEIMNFAAVDGQEIHFNPIVYGRTDKNPFNLASRSFPVDIGSKTQENLTFVIEVPDGFQLTEESLASKVSMSLPNRDARFVYTIKQEGNIVTAQILTQINKPIFLPEEYFDLKEFFSRIIQSQKSSCVLQSKG from the coding sequence ATGAAATATATAATTATTAGCCTTTTTGCGCTTTTGGCCTGTGATGCCTATGCGCAAGATTTTTCTTTCGGCAAAGTCAAGGAAGCCGATTTTCAGGTTCAAAGCAAGCTTTTGGATAGCAGTTCTAATGGCATCGTGCTCAATGAGTACGGCTACGCCAATATCGAGCTCAGCTCGATCAGTGGTAAAGGATTTGAGATTGATTATTACTATCACGTCCTCGTAAAAATCCTAAACAAAGAGGGTTACGACCAGGCAAATTTTACGGTTCCCTTGTATATCAACAATAACGATAAGGAAACGTTGGTCGAAGTAAAAGGCTATACTTATAATATGGAGCAGGGAAAGCTCACTAAAGTAGAACTGAGCAAGGAAAATGTGATTACCGAGAAAAGTTCAAAAAATAGAAACTTGGTTAAAATTGCTTTTCCGCAGGTGAAGGAGGGATCTATTGTCGAGTTGCGATACAAGACAAAATCACCCTTTTTATTTAGCTTAAATGCCTGGACATTTCAAACAGATATCCCGAAAATACGTAGCGAGTTTGTCACGCGTATTCCGGAAATATGTACCTACCGGATTAACCTAAAAGGCGGCATTCCACTAAGCAATAGAAAAGTCGAGAACTACAATACCCAGCTTACCACCAATTCCAGCGAGGTGCTTGGCGAGAAAATTAGTTATAGCATGTATGATATCCCGGCTTTTGTTTCCGAAGATTACATGACGGCAGCAAAAAACTTTACATCTATTTTGACTTTTGAGTTGGCGCGCTACGCCATTCCTTTTGGTGCCAATGAAACATTTTCCTTGTCGTGGAATGATGTACAACGATCGCTCGTTGAAGATGAAAATTTTGGTGGCCAGCTAAAGCGGAAAAGCGCATTGAAAGAGCATATTGAGCCATTATTGGCTGGTACAACAGACGATTTTGATAAAGCAAAGAAAATATATAACTACATCAAGCAGCAAATCAAATGGAACGAGCGACATGGTTTGGTTGCCGATGTGGGCATAAAAAAGGCATTTGAATCGCATAGTGGAAATAGTGCAGATATCAACTTAGCGTTGGTTAGTGCGTTAAATTATGCTGGCGTACAAGCCGAACCTATCATTGTATCAACACGTGAAAATGGCTATCCAGGTATCTACAGCGCTGCTATTTCGGAGTTCAATCACGTTATTGCACGCGCAAAAGTGGATAGTCAATATTTTTATCTGGACGCCAGTGCACGTCATGAGCCTTTTGGAAATCTCCCATTTAAATGTATTAATTACCAAGGACGGAATATTCCATTAACTGGCACGTCGGATTGGGTGCCGCTACAGGCGAACCTGATCTCCAGCGTTCAGGTAAACTTTATCGGAAAGCTGGATGAAACAGGCACATTGGCTGGTAAGTTAACACTTAATCGTGGCGGTTATAATGCAACTACGAAACGTAGCGCAATGGATAGTTATTCCTCGCTGGAGGAGTATTTCGAGAGTTATGAAAAGCAATTGACGCACATGACCATCACCGACCCGATAGTCGAAAACCGCGAAAACAACGATATGTTGCTCAAAGAGGAGATGGAGGTAGAAATTATGAATTTTGCGGCGGTAGATGGGCAGGAAATCCATTTCAACCCTATTGTTTACGGCCGAACAGATAAAAATCCGTTCAACCTCGCATCACGATCGTTTCCGGTCGATATCGGATCTAAAACGCAGGAAAACCTGACGTTCGTTATCGAGGTTCCGGATGGCTTCCAACTTACGGAAGAGTCTTTGGCTTCCAAAGTGAGTATGTCTTTACCCAACCGCGATGCGCGCTTTGTTTACACCATTAAACAAGAAGGAAATATCGTGACTGCGCAAATTCTTACGCAGATTAATAAGCCGATCTTTTTACCGGAAGAGTATTTCGACCTGAAAGAGTTTTTCAGCCGGATTATTCAAAGTCAAAAAAGCAGCTGTGTATTGCAAAGCAAAGGATAA
- a CDS encoding response regulator transcription factor yields the protein MKILIVEDEAELRTVMQSFLEKEQYMIETAIDYASGLAKLANYHYDCILLDVMLPGGTGMQLLGALRRLGKDDSVIIISAKDAVEDKVQGLELGADDYLAKPFHLAELLARIKTVIRRKNQQIAQAICFKNVRLFPEDRKLLVGEQEVALNRKEYDLLYYFLIRPEKLIPKTTLAEAVWGDDADQADSLDFIYSQIKNLRKKLKENSAAIDFQAVYGVGYKLV from the coding sequence ATGAAAATATTGATAGTAGAAGACGAAGCCGAATTAAGGACGGTTATGCAATCTTTCCTGGAAAAAGAACAGTACATGATTGAGACGGCGATTGATTACGCCAGTGGGCTGGCGAAGTTGGCTAACTATCACTACGATTGCATATTGTTGGATGTGATGCTGCCCGGAGGCACAGGAATGCAGTTGCTCGGCGCTTTGCGAAGGCTCGGGAAAGACGACTCGGTTATCATCATATCGGCAAAAGATGCGGTAGAAGATAAAGTGCAGGGATTAGAGCTTGGAGCGGATGATTATTTGGCAAAGCCTTTTCACCTTGCCGAATTGCTTGCGCGTATAAAAACCGTTATCCGGCGGAAAAACCAACAAATAGCGCAAGCTATCTGCTTTAAGAATGTACGTTTATTTCCCGAAGACCGAAAGTTACTCGTGGGCGAGCAAGAAGTAGCGTTAAACCGCAAGGAATATGATTTGCTGTATTATTTTTTGATACGGCCAGAGAAACTTATTCCGAAAACAACGTTGGCAGAGGCTGTTTGGGGTGATGATGCCGATCAAGCAGATAGCCTCGATTTTATCTATTCGCAGATCAAAAATCTACGTAAAAAGCTCAAAGAAAATAGCGCAGCCATTGATTTTCAGGCGGTTTATGGGGTAGGATATAAGTTAGTGTAA
- a CDS encoding translocation/assembly module TamB domain-containing protein — translation MIKLNYNFNPANWKDLGKANDRAVKLKFAGKYILIYINFLSTNHAAVKLIQHQVNIYVCITFLNYIFIHWITSSNNYFALNRFGRIALKTILWIIGSVIALILLIIFLIRIPAVQNYVVGKVTNYLENKIGTPVSIGYVNITFPKKLVLENVYFEDQSKDTLIAGEKLLVDINMLKLLKNTVEIEELELEGITAKISRTLPDSSFNFDYIMQAFSSEKESTPTADSTSALVFNIEDVLFKRIHFVYNDEVIGTRADIRLNHFDTRVKKFELTNNMAFSMPDVKIDGLTAIVNQWQVVSENEAPSVADFGITDSTAQQTSLLPDVEIKNIDLSNILVQYQDASSAMDTKFDIKQLTASIKELDLNKEIVRLEEVALDESDSQILFGKTNKPAVAAPVSDSTATANSSMNWVVSADRLVINKTNVWFKDDNQPRMKGFDYGNIKITNFLGDLEDLYYSADSISGSLKNLTMKDHSGFTVKKLEADFVYGSKGAEIKNLLAQTPYTTIRDYVKITYPSLDAISTNPNLVNIDAKIRKTTIDMRDIRYFVPDLDTMAVMKPLLARSFYIDGSVSGRLDDLTIPNIEFRTLDRTQLQASAVIKGLPDMEKLFIDLKLKKFTTGRRDIERLISKSMLPDSIQLPNAISLSGTFKGGLAGFNTNMSLITDQGNATVNGKVKMGRDTTYDAYVAIDNFNIGNLLGQDSVLGMLSVEAKVAGTGINPKNMNATVEGNLNQLDAMGYTYRNIKMDVQAANGDIAGKINSPDPNVQFNLDFAADMRETYPKVQATLMIDSVNLKNLKLMEQDFRYHGKVTVDLETADPDFLNGSILVSNSSIAYENDRYTLDSIALTAAADTNRNTLILRSEFLNAHLVGKYKLTELGTSIQDIVHMYYNPSGTPPSTVQYAAQRFEFSATINHSRFIRDFVPELEEMRDVTLDGTFNSESKSIMAKLIAPKILYNGMLIENVSVDMTTLDSTLYYSALINRIKVNTIELINTTISGDVIENNVNFGMWIRDKQSKPQYHLGAKMIADNNNFLFSLKEDGLMLNYESWNVTPNNQIAFGDAGVLVRDFILRNEGQELSVQSQDSTFNSPIAVNFNNFRIETISRMVDAENLDLGGGINGTATISRLESSPVFVSDLMINEFAFAKQQVGDISIKVNNERENTFAAEIGITGNGNEVQLLGTFMSPPEGDAQINATLELKPMMMKTLEAFSLGNLKDTEGTITGKIDIAGTTAAPRITGGLTFNNSKMNVAMLNSTMLINNQTISFTNQGVQFRQFEIRDAKNNAARINGTVRTTDYSDFAFNLNLVMDDFEAMNSTMEDNDMFYGKMYLTTNLRIRGDMNSPRVDGSIRVNDETDFHFVVPNENPGVAERDGVVKFVDRSDTSARNIFAQLDSMTTAPAALTGMDISLKLQTDPEALFTVVLDPGTQDELHIQGIAELTAGIDASEKITMSGTYTIEKGEYTVPLGPLSRRFTFQKGSTITWGGDPLDANMNITAVYTNRFPTLELVQSQVNPQAQNLYRQRIPFNVLLKLSGALFKPDLSFDIQLDENTSMVPQDVTNNVNIALANMRNDPAELNKQVFSLIALGRFMSANPFESLSGGGGVEGAARSTLSNFLTGQLNNLTSDLIRGVDIDFNLQSEQDYLTGSAQNRTDLNVGISRALFDDRLKVTVGSNFEVEGNARPGEKTSNIAGDVSLEYRLSPDGRYIGRVYRNNQYQPTLQGQFIETGIGLVANMTYDKFREIFMSSRAIDNYYNSNSPNFRRRFDVDRLEVDSAYRDSVRTVIQDSLERRQNRSRRDTSARRQAPRQDSVQSNGITNFGQRPRSKQDTIKRKDNTAIRNEEEERESNEK, via the coding sequence ATGATCAAACTAAACTACAATTTTAATCCGGCAAACTGGAAAGATTTGGGAAAAGCCAACGATCGGGCAGTCAAACTAAAATTTGCAGGCAAATACATCTTAATATACATCAATTTCCTGTCGACTAATCATGCCGCAGTAAAATTAATTCAACATCAAGTAAACATTTACGTTTGTATTACGTTTTTAAATTATATTTTTATTCATTGGATAACATCATCAAATAATTATTTTGCTTTGAATCGATTCGGACGAATAGCTTTAAAAACCATACTGTGGATCATAGGCAGTGTCATAGCCCTTATTTTATTAATCATTTTTCTTATTCGAATACCTGCTGTCCAAAATTATGTTGTGGGCAAGGTAACGAACTATTTAGAAAACAAAATCGGTACGCCAGTTAGTATCGGCTACGTCAATATTACGTTTCCTAAAAAACTGGTATTGGAGAATGTATACTTTGAAGACCAAAGCAAAGATACGCTCATTGCCGGCGAGAAACTCCTTGTTGATATCAACATGTTGAAGTTGTTAAAAAATACTGTAGAGATCGAGGAACTGGAACTGGAAGGCATTACGGCCAAAATAAGCCGGACGCTGCCGGATAGCAGTTTTAATTTTGATTACATTATGCAAGCTTTCTCTTCAGAGAAAGAAAGTACGCCGACGGCCGACAGCACCTCTGCACTGGTTTTTAACATCGAAGATGTACTTTTCAAAAGAATACATTTTGTATATAATGATGAGGTTATCGGTACGCGTGCTGACATTCGCTTAAACCACTTTGATACGCGGGTTAAGAAGTTTGAGCTGACCAATAACATGGCATTTTCGATGCCAGATGTCAAAATAGACGGACTTACGGCCATCGTTAACCAATGGCAAGTAGTTTCCGAAAATGAAGCCCCGTCCGTAGCCGACTTTGGTATTACCGACTCTACAGCGCAGCAAACAAGTTTACTGCCCGATGTCGAAATAAAAAATATCGATCTTTCTAATATATTGGTGCAATATCAGGATGCATCCTCGGCGATGGATACCAAGTTTGATATTAAGCAACTCACTGCGAGCATCAAAGAGCTCGACCTGAATAAGGAAATCGTCCGTTTGGAAGAAGTGGCGCTAGACGAGTCGGACTCACAAATATTGTTTGGCAAGACGAATAAGCCAGCGGTCGCTGCGCCTGTGAGTGACAGCACAGCCACGGCCAACAGCTCGATGAACTGGGTGGTTTCTGCCGATCGCCTGGTAATCAATAAAACCAATGTTTGGTTTAAAGATGATAATCAACCACGTATGAAGGGTTTCGATTATGGCAATATCAAGATTACGAATTTCTTGGGTGATCTTGAAGACCTCTATTATTCGGCAGATTCGATCTCCGGGTCGCTGAAAAACCTAACGATGAAAGATCATTCGGGTTTTACGGTCAAAAAACTGGAAGCCGACTTTGTCTACGGCAGTAAAGGCGCTGAAATCAAAAATCTACTGGCACAAACACCTTACACAACTATTCGTGATTACGTTAAAATAACTTATCCTTCCTTAGATGCTATTTCAACCAATCCAAACTTGGTAAACATCGATGCAAAAATCAGGAAGACAACAATCGATATGCGTGATATCCGCTATTTCGTTCCCGATTTGGATACTATGGCCGTCATGAAACCTTTACTCGCGCGCTCCTTTTATATTGATGGTAGCGTGAGCGGCAGATTGGATGATCTCACGATCCCAAATATTGAATTCAGAACTTTAGATCGCACGCAGCTCCAGGCGAGTGCCGTGATCAAAGGTCTTCCCGACATGGAAAAGCTTTTTATCGATCTAAAACTTAAAAAGTTTACGACAGGCCGGCGAGATATTGAGCGTCTGATCTCCAAATCCATGCTGCCAGACAGTATACAACTGCCAAATGCGATTAGTCTTTCTGGAACATTTAAAGGTGGTTTGGCTGGTTTCAACACCAATATGAGTTTAATTACCGATCAAGGCAACGCCACGGTAAACGGAAAAGTAAAAATGGGCAGAGATACTACGTATGATGCCTACGTTGCCATTGATAATTTTAACATCGGCAATCTGCTTGGACAAGATTCTGTTCTAGGTATGCTTTCTGTCGAAGCAAAAGTAGCGGGTACGGGAATCAATCCTAAAAACATGAACGCGACCGTAGAAGGAAACCTAAATCAGTTGGATGCGATGGGTTACACCTATCGAAATATCAAGATGGATGTACAGGCGGCAAACGGTGATATTGCAGGTAAGATTAATAGCCCAGATCCAAACGTACAGTTTAATCTCGACTTTGCGGCGGATATGCGTGAAACCTATCCCAAAGTGCAGGCCACACTCATGATCGACAGTGTCAACCTTAAAAACCTGAAACTGATGGAACAGGATTTCCGCTATCACGGAAAGGTTACCGTAGATTTGGAAACAGCTGATCCGGATTTCCTAAACGGCTCGATACTGGTTTCTAACTCCTCGATCGCTTATGAGAATGATCGGTACACGCTGGACAGCATTGCACTAACGGCAGCGGCAGATACTAACCGTAACACGTTGATTTTACGATCTGAATTTTTAAACGCCCACTTGGTAGGAAAATACAAACTGACCGAACTTGGAACGTCCATTCAGGATATTGTGCACATGTACTACAACCCGAGTGGCACACCGCCGAGCACCGTGCAATACGCCGCGCAGCGTTTCGAATTTAGTGCGACGATAAATCATTCGCGTTTTATTCGGGATTTCGTGCCTGAACTAGAGGAAATGCGCGATGTAACATTAGACGGGACGTTCAACAGTGAATCAAAAAGTATCATGGCTAAATTGATCGCGCCCAAGATACTGTACAATGGAATGCTTATCGAAAACGTCAGCGTTGATATGACTACGCTCGACAGCACGCTCTACTATTCGGCGTTGATCAATCGCATTAAAGTAAACACGATCGAATTAATCAATACCACGATTAGCGGTGATGTGATCGAAAACAATGTGAACTTTGGGATGTGGATTAGAGATAAGCAAAGCAAACCTCAGTACCATTTAGGCGCGAAGATGATTGCCGATAACAATAACTTCTTGTTTAGCTTAAAAGAAGATGGATTGATGCTTAATTACGAATCTTGGAACGTCACACCCAATAATCAAATTGCATTTGGAGATGCGGGTGTATTAGTTCGGGATTTTATCCTCCGAAATGAAGGACAAGAATTATCTGTTCAATCACAAGACTCTACGTTTAATTCACCAATCGCTGTTAATTTTAACAACTTCCGTATAGAAACAATCAGCAGGATGGTTGATGCTGAAAACCTAGATTTAGGTGGTGGCATCAATGGTACGGCTACGATCTCAAGATTGGAAAGTAGCCCGGTATTTGTTTCCGACCTCATGATCAATGAGTTTGCGTTTGCAAAGCAACAAGTAGGTGACATTAGCATTAAAGTCAACAATGAGCGTGAAAACACCTTCGCTGCCGAAATAGGGATTACCGGAAATGGAAATGAAGTACAACTTCTAGGCACATTCATGTCGCCACCAGAGGGCGATGCGCAGATCAATGCGACCTTGGAATTGAAGCCCATGATGATGAAAACATTGGAAGCTTTCAGTTTGGGTAATCTGAAAGATACCGAAGGTACGATCACCGGAAAGATCGACATTGCTGGTACAACAGCGGCACCTAGAATTACAGGTGGGTTAACCTTCAATAACAGTAAGATGAACGTCGCTATGTTGAACTCAACTATGTTGATTAATAACCAGACGATTTCCTTTACTAACCAAGGCGTGCAGTTCAGACAATTTGAAATTCGTGATGCAAAAAACAACGCAGCGCGCATCAATGGTACGGTACGCACAACTGATTACAGCGACTTTGCATTCAATCTCAACCTGGTTATGGACGACTTTGAGGCGATGAATTCTACGATGGAAGATAACGATATGTTTTATGGAAAAATGTATCTCACTACAAATTTGCGGATCAGAGGGGATATGAATAGCCCACGGGTAGACGGCAGCATTCGCGTAAACGACGAAACGGACTTTCACTTCGTTGTGCCAAATGAAAACCCAGGCGTAGCAGAGCGTGATGGCGTGGTCAAATTCGTTGATCGAAGCGACACCTCAGCAAGAAATATATTTGCACAACTCGACTCTATGACAACAGCCCCTGCGGCATTGACGGGAATGGATATCAGTTTAAAATTACAGACTGATCCGGAAGCTCTTTTTACCGTGGTATTGGATCCAGGTACGCAGGATGAGTTGCATATTCAAGGTATTGCAGAATTAACTGCTGGAATTGATGCCAGTGAGAAGATCACCATGTCGGGTACGTATACGATTGAAAAAGGCGAGTATACGGTGCCACTCGGACCATTGTCGCGTAGATTTACCTTCCAGAAAGGAAGTACGATAACCTGGGGCGGCGATCCGCTGGATGCTAATATGAATATTACGGCAGTATATACCAATCGATTCCCTACGTTGGAGTTGGTGCAATCGCAGGTTAATCCACAGGCGCAAAATTTGTATCGCCAACGTATTCCATTTAATGTGTTATTGAAACTATCGGGCGCACTCTTTAAACCGGATCTTAGTTTCGACATTCAATTAGATGAAAATACGTCCATGGTGCCGCAAGATGTCACCAACAACGTCAATATCGCCTTAGCAAATATGCGTAACGACCCGGCTGAATTAAATAAACAAGTGTTTTCATTGATCGCTTTGGGCAGATTTATGTCGGCCAATCCGTTTGAAAGTTTATCTGGTGGCGGCGGTGTCGAAGGTGCGGCACGGAGCACACTGAGTAACTTCCTGACTGGCCAGTTGAATAACCTGACGTCTGATTTAATCCGTGGGGTAGATATTGATTTCAACTTACAGTCCGAACAAGATTACCTTACCGGAAGTGCACAGAATCGTACGGACTTGAATGTCGGTATATCCAGAGCATTATTTGATGATCGTTTAAAGGTAACCGTAGGTTCTAATTTCGAAGTCGAAGGCAATGCACGGCCAGGTGAGAAAACCTCTAATATTGCGGGCGACGTGTCTTTAGAATATCGCTTGTCTCCAGATGGCAGATATATTGGTCGCGTATACCGGAATAATCAGTATCAACCTACCCTTCAAGGACAGTTTATCGAGACAGGAATCGGCTTGGTTGCCAACATGACTTACGATAAGTTCCGCGAAATCTTCATGAGCTCGCGCGCTATTGACAACTACTATAACAGTAATAGCCCGAATTTCCGGAGACGTTTTGATGTAGATCGATTAGAAGTAGATTCGGCCTATCGTGATAGCGTACGAACCGTAATACAGGATAGTTTGGAACGTCGCCAAAATAGAAGTCGCCGCGACACATCCGCTAGAAGACAAGCACCGAGACAAGACAGTGTTCAAAGCAACGGAATAACTAATTTCGGCCAGCGACCACGCAGCAAACAAGATACAATAAAAAGAAAAGACAATACTGCTATTAGAAATGAGGAAGAAGAAAGGGAGTCCAATGAAAAGTAA